The following proteins come from a genomic window of Fusobacterium varium:
- a CDS encoding TrkH family potassium uptake protein — MNNKMIWYIIGQILKLEALFMLIPLILSVTYSDGKKVVFAFLITIVALVVSGFGLSFKLPKNQKIFAKEGLIIVAFSWIMLSIFGALPFVISREIPSFIDAFFEVVSGFTTTGASILTDVESMSKSLLFWRSFTHFVGGMGVLVLALAILPKNSNQSLHIMKAEVPGPTFGKIVAKMSYNSRILYLIYIFITVIVIILLKLAGLPWFDSILHAFGAAGTGGFGIKNTSVAYYQSPVVEYILGVAMLLFGMNFNLFYALLLKNFKQVYTNEELRYYLMIVFGAIALIAFNIHSMYDDFSTMIRDIFFTVSSIITTTGFSTADFDKWPVFSKTILLIIMFVGGCAGSTAGGLKISRVVLLFKNVINEFKKIGTPNRVMSLRMDGKAVPKELLEGISIYLSIYITIFLILICCVSLEMPDFVSAFSAVTATFNNIGPGMGVVGPTCNYANISSVNKVILSFSMLLGRLEIFPILFLFSPNFYKRNTKY; from the coding sequence ATGAATAATAAGATGATATGGTATATAATAGGTCAGATATTAAAATTAGAGGCTCTGTTTATGCTTATTCCTCTAATTCTTAGTGTAACGTATAGTGATGGGAAAAAGGTAGTATTTGCCTTTTTAATAACAATAGTTGCATTGGTAGTATCAGGTTTTGGATTATCTTTTAAATTGCCTAAAAATCAAAAGATTTTTGCTAAAGAGGGACTAATAATAGTTGCTTTTTCATGGATAATGCTTTCAATATTTGGAGCTTTGCCTTTTGTAATAAGTAGAGAGATTCCATCTTTTATAGATGCTTTCTTTGAGGTTGTAAGTGGATTTACAACTACAGGAGCTAGTATTTTAACAGATGTAGAATCTATGAGTAAGTCTCTATTATTTTGGAGAAGTTTTACTCACTTTGTTGGAGGAATGGGAGTTCTTGTGTTAGCTTTGGCAATTCTTCCTAAAAATAGTAATCAATCATTGCATATAATGAAAGCTGAAGTTCCTGGACCAACTTTTGGAAAGATAGTGGCAAAAATGTCGTATAACTCAAGAATTTTATATTTAATATATATATTTATAACAGTAATAGTGATTATTCTTTTAAAACTAGCAGGACTACCTTGGTTTGATTCAATTCTTCATGCTTTTGGAGCTGCAGGAACTGGAGGGTTTGGTATAAAAAATACAAGTGTTGCTTACTATCAAAGTCCAGTTGTTGAGTATATACTAGGAGTTGCAATGCTTTTATTTGGTATGAACTTTAACTTGTTTTATGCCTTACTTTTAAAAAATTTTAAACAAGTATATACGAATGAAGAGTTGAGGTATTATTTAATGATTGTTTTTGGAGCGATTGCTTTAATTGCTTTTAATATTCACTCTATGTATGATGATTTTTCAACAATGATAAGAGATATTTTCTTTACAGTATCTTCTATTATAACAACAACAGGATTTTCTACTGCTGACTTTGATAAGTGGCCAGTATTCTCAAAAACAATACTGCTAATAATAATGTTTGTTGGAGGTTGTGCTGGTTCTACTGCTGGAGGATTAAAGATTTCAAGGGTAGTATTACTTTTTAAAAATGTAATAAATGAATTTAAAAAAATAGGAACTCCTAATAGAGTTATGAGTTTAAGAATGGATGGTAAAGCTGTACCTAAAGAGCTGTTAGAAGGAATTAGTATATATCTTTCTATCTATATTACTATTTTCTTAATTTTAATCTGTTGTGTATCTCTTGAGATGCCAGATTTTGTTTCTGCTTTTAGTGCTGTAACTGCTACATTTAATAATATAGGTCCAGGGATGGGAGTTGTAGGTCCTACATGTAACTATGCTAATATCTCCTCTGTAAATAAGGTAATATTATCATTTAGCATGTTATTAGGAAGATTGGAGATATTCCCAATACTATTTTTATTCTCTCCTAATTTCTATAAAAGAAATACAAAATATTAA
- a CDS encoding DUF3298 domain-containing protein, giving the protein MKKLLLLLTLIIFTACGGQKKIVVDSLTYEKNGDNYSYKIEIPQIKGINNKEIEKLNVELSELADSTIESMVNGLEGSPAEYIESYQTFENDFGITSILLETYSIGEKDANGIQASESINIKNSDGSFVTFDSFFKEGAREYIIDQIRSIINKNSGKIVLNSNGEEIAFFEDVEINLNNSAMYFDGNDICFKFDMYELAPHSEGQPIIRFPKEELKEFIR; this is encoded by the coding sequence ATGAAAAAATTACTTTTATTACTTACTTTGATTATTTTTACTGCTTGTGGTGGACAGAAGAAAATTGTAGTTGACTCACTTACTTATGAAAAAAATGGTGACAATTACTCTTATAAAATTGAGATTCCTCAAATAAAAGGAATAAATAATAAAGAGATAGAAAAATTAAATGTTGAATTATCAGAGCTTGCTGATAGTACTATTGAAAGCATGGTTAATGGTTTAGAAGGTAGCCCTGCTGAATATATTGAAAGTTATCAAACATTTGAAAATGATTTTGGAATAACTTCAATTTTATTGGAAACTTATTCAATAGGAGAGAAGGATGCTAATGGAATTCAAGCTTCAGAATCTATAAATATAAAAAATTCTGATGGAAGTTTTGTAACTTTTGATTCTTTCTTTAAAGAGGGAGCAAGAGAATATATTATTGATCAGATTAGAAGCATTATAAATAAAAATAGTGGAAAAATAGTTTTAAATTCTAATGGAGAAGAGATTGCATTCTTTGAAGATGTAGAAATAAATCTAAATAATTCTGCTATGTACTTTGATGGAAATGATATATGTTTTAAATTTGATATGTATGAATTAGCACCACATTCAGAAGGACAACCAATAATAAGATTCCCTAAAGAGGAGTTAAAAGAGTTTATAAGATAA